From Mytilus edulis chromosome 8, xbMytEdul2.2, whole genome shotgun sequence, one genomic window encodes:
- the LOC139486816 gene encoding uncharacterized protein, with amino-acid sequence MASATVHANRKTNYARIGQAAQNELPNILRELLLIKEPPNLLQSHVMQNDDLKRRLRDGDKLKIQQVANNNGYNGFDIPLMYTLIRNLKLVPQPTQGWDKNDPTPVELTVGDDVERIRRLRNEILHRGDADVHKDVLSVYMCRFKEIAGRLETYLGKRKDEFVSQIESLETCCMDIETERTYLDNLKELISKEVQLKGEVADVQSDIRHLRRDFEVEILDKKKLKKKSYIRRETIKWKQGSFFGIGGDKSQCYQLYNYEMHSGEMIPVYIQDGYDIPETLNIDDGKLQFGINKGILFIVYHDKNLTPYQHRFIQNEIQKKTYATNESLKALTSGKIDFSWIVGDYLRDFKNFFI; translated from the exons ATGGCTTCAGCTACAGTTCACgctaatagaaaaacaaattatgcTAGAATCGGCCAAGCTGCTCAAAATGAACTTCCAAATATTTTACGCGAGCTTCTCCTTATCAAAGAACCTCCAAATTTATTGCAAAGCCACGTGATGCAAAACGATGATCTCAAAAGAAGATTAAGAGATGGAGATAAGTTGAAAATACAGCAGGTTGCCAATAATAATGGATATAACGGGTTTGATATACCTTTAATGTACACATTGATCCGAAATTTGAAATTAGTTCCTCAACCAACACAAGGATGGGACAAGAATGATCCTACTCCGGTTGAATTGACAGTTGGTGATGATGTAGAACGCATAAGACGATTACGAAATGAAATATTACATCGCGGAGATGCAGACGTACATAAAGACGTATTATCAGTTTATATGTGCAGATTTAAGGAAATAGCAGGTAGACTTGAGACATATCTCGGCAAACGGAAAGATGAGTTTGTATCACAGATAGAAAGTCTAGAGACTTGTTGTATGGATATTGAAACAGAACGAACGTACCTTGATAACTTGAAGGAATTAATTAGTAAAGAAGTTCAACTGAAAGGCGAAGTAGCTGATGTTCAGAGCGATATTCGCCATCTACGAAGAGATTTTGAAGTTGAAATAT TGGACAAAAAGAAACTAAAGAAGAAAAGTTACATACGAAGGGAAACAATTAAATGGAAACAAGGAAGCTTTTTTGGAATAGGAGGCGACAAATCTCAATGTTATCAACTATACAACTATGAAATGCACTCTGGAGAAATGATCCCAGTATATATTCAGGATGGTTATGATATCCCAGAGACTTTAAACATTGATGATGGCAAGCTTCAATTTGGCATTAACAAGGGGATCTTATTCATTGTTTATCATGACAAAAATTTGACACCTTACCAGCACAGGTTTATACAGAATGAGATTCAGAAAAAAACTTATGCTACAAACGAATCCTTAAAAGCTCTGACAAGCGGTAAAATAGATTTTTCCTGGATAGTAGGGGACTATTTGCGTGATTtcaaaaatttctttatttaa
- the LOC139484076 gene encoding uncharacterized protein: MDSKLKAVRAGHKSAVKRLLRKTEDDSNLDNEESAELLETLIQKQKIISALDEDIMNSLKEEDIEEEILNADEYKFFLNTKIRHLRKTFANKLCTDNDIPPHDHALPSHTFENINQHSSVPYTTQMYSVQQPYNQNHHLPKLTLPMFNAEILTWQTFWDSFESSVHYNVTLTDVQKFSYLKSQLVNDAARTIDGLPLTNSNYMEAIKLLKERFGQSHKITNAYMQAMLELRAPQNNLLSLRGYYDKLEAYIRGLESLGRSGESYGALLIPIILNKLPSEIRQHLARENGSDNWELIDLRRGILKEITIIEAGQRSSSFMDSMQPTTMTASFLTCANRKCEPSKVVTFDNRERQTQNIRQKPCIFCQNLHDPAKCPNVTDHDTRLSIVKEKKLCFNCLGSHRSVDCKSKFRCRQCHQKHHTSLCHGNTCTNDQQMSVNAVVDDSENTLIAASFHSSEEKSRSNVLLKTAVAPVGGNRYVDTHILFDEGAQRSFVTEELASKIDLEILGTETIHLSAFESTDSKVRHLSRARVYVESINRTKIPVEVLVVPNIASPLSNYIGNGIREFKYLKGLRLAHPFTEDNSSFEISLLIGADFYWDFVEDTILRGNGPTAVKSKLGYLLSGPIPTSYRQQSNVGMYNILTSHKPEELNLERFWELESLGEDSNTTDVETVDYMETNQKSAIEFRENKYIAKLPWKPDHEPLPTNFFVTKRRTENVIRKLSQDPEMLKVYGQIIKDQERRGFIEKVKDPDISKVFSGSSYLNGRLNICFTIFSTALLLHGGQLSLVEEAEAEVPRENH; the protein is encoded by the exons ATGGACAGCAAGCTAAAAGCAGTTAGAGCTGGTCACAAAAGTGCAGTAAAGAGACTTTTACGGAAAACGGAAGATGATTCAAACTTGGACAATGAAGAAAGTGCTGAACTTTTAGAAACATTAattcaaaaacagaaaattattaGTGCATTGGACGAAGATATTATGAATTCTTTAAAGGAGGAGGACATCGAGGAAGAAATTCTAAATGCAGATGAGTACAAATTCTTTTTGAACACCAAAATACGACATTTACGGAAAACATTCGCAAACAAATTATGTACTGATAATGATATCCCACCGCATGATCACGCATTACCTTCTCACACTTTTGAAAACATTAATCAACACAGTTCTGTTCCGTACACAACACAAATGTATTCCGTTCAGCAACCTTACAACCAAAATCACCATTTGCCGAAACTTACACTACCCATGTTTAACGCAGAAATTCTGACTTGGCAAACATTTTGGGACTCTTTTGAATCTTCCGTCCATTACAATGTAACACTCACAGACGTACAGAAATTTAGTTATTTAAAATCCCAGCTTGTTAATGATGCTGCAAGAACTATTGACGGGTTACCGCTCACAAACTCAAATTacatggaagctattaaactTTTAAAGGAGCGTTTCGGACAATCGCATAAGATTACAAATGCTTATATGCAAGCTATGCTAGAACTTAGAGCACCACAAAACAACCTACTCAGTCTAAGGGGTTATTACGACAAGTTAGAGGCATACATAAGAGGTCTTGAATCGTTAGGCCGCTCCGGAGAATCGTATGGTGCATTACTTATTCCGATAATACTGAACAAGCTTCCGTCAGAAATACGACAACACTTAGCTCGTGAAAACGGTTCCGATAATTGGGAATTGATTGATTTGAGACGTGGAATTTTGAAAGAAATCACTATAATTGAAGCTGGACAACGTTCGTCGTCGTTTATGGATTCAATGCAGCCTACCACAATGACCGCATCGTTTTTGACATGCGCTAATAGAAAATGTGAACCGAGTAAAGTAGTTACATTCGATAACCGTGAGAGACAAACACAAAATATTCGACAAAAACCTTGCATATTCTGCCAGAATTTACATGACCCTGCAAAATGCCCAAATGTAACAGATCACGATACACGCCTATCAATCGTCAAAGAAAAGAAGTTATGTTTTAACTGTTTAGGATCACACCGTTCCGTAGATTGTAAATCGAAATTTCGCTGCCGCCAGTGCCATCAAAAGCACCACACAAGTCTTTGCCATGGAAATACATGTACTAATGATCAGCAAATGTCAGTTAATGCCGTAGTTGATGATAGCGAAAATACATTGATCGCCGCAAGTTTTCATTCGTCTGAAGAAAAATCCCGTTCGAACGTGCTTCTAAAAACTGCCGTTGCACCAGTTGGGGGAAATCGATATGTTGATACGCACATTTTGTTTGATGAAGGAGCACAGCGCTCTTTTGTTACCGAGGAGTTAGCGTCGAAAATAGATTTAGAAATACTAGGAACAGAAACCATACATTTATCGGCATTTGAAAGTACCGACAGCAAAGTCCGTCATTTGTCAAGAGCACGCGTATACGTAGAGTCGATAAATAGAACGAAAATTCCAGTTGAGGTTCTAGTAGTACCGAACATCGCCAGCCCGTTAAGCAATTACATCGGTAATGGTATACGAGAATTCAAGTACCTGAAAGGATTACGTTTAGCTCATCCGTTTACAGAAGACAACTCTTCTTTTGAAATCTCCTTGCTCATTGGAGCTGATTTCTATTGGGATTTCGTAGAGGATACAATATTAAGAGGAAATGGTCCAACCGCCGTAAAGTCAAAACTTGGTTATTTGTTGTCTGGTCCAATTCCGACGTCTTATCGTCAACAGAGTAATGTAGGTATGTACAACATATTGACATCGCACAAACCAGAGGAGTTGAATTTAGAAAGATTTTGGGAATTAGAGTCGTTAGGAGAAGATAGCAATACGACAGATGTTGAAACGGTAGACTATATGGAAACAAATCAAAAGTCAGCAATTGAATTCCGAGAAAACAAGTACATAGCAAAGTTGCCATGGAAACCAGATCACGAACCCTTGCCTACAAACTTCTTCGTTACGAAACGAAGAACAGAAAACGTCATTCGAAAATTAAGTCAAGATCCCGAAATGCTTAAGGTATATGGACAGATAATCAAGGATCAAGAACGCCGAGGATTTATTGAGAAGGTTAAGGATCCCGATATTAGTAAAG TGTTTAGTGGTTCATCATATCTCAATGGAAGActaaatatatgttttacaattttcaGCACTGCTCTGCTATTACATGGTGGTCAGTTATCATTAGTAGAGGAAGCTGAAGCTGAAGTGCCCAGGGAGAACCACTGA